From Bacteroides uniformis:
ACGCTTTTTGCCGATGCTCTTTTAGCAGCATCAACCATCAGCAGAAGTTCCATCAAGTTGTCAGAATTAGGGAAGGTTGATTGAACCAGGAATACATGCGAGCCACGGATAGATTCCTCATAAGAGACTGCAAACTCACCATCTGCAAAATGGGTGATGTTCATCTTTCCCAGAGGGCAATCAAGGCTAGCGCAGATTTTCTCTGCAAGGTATCTCGAATTTGTTCCGGAGAATACCATAAAGGGTGCTTTTTCGCTCATTTGTGTAATAGATGTTACCTATTTGTTAATTTGCATGCAAAGGTAGGAATTTCCCGTTACATAAAACAAGAGTTATTGTATAAAAATTATTTTTCTTTCCCGGATTTATTCGTAGCTTTGCTTTATGAAACGACTTTCTTTTATATGGTTTGCGGGGTTGTTGTGCCTTTGTACAACAATGGTTTCGTGTGTGGGAACGGCACCCATGAAGGAAGTACGCCTTATCGACTCTCTAAACCAGGTGGCTTATGCTTTTCGTTATAAAAACCTGGATTCATCCTGCCATGCGGCATCAAGGGCCTACCGTGAAGTCAGCCTCTATAAACAAGGAAAAGCGGAAGCATCCAATAATCTGGGCTTTTGTGCTTTTATGCGCATGGATTTTGAGCAGGCCGAAAAGTTTCATATGGATGTCTATAATCTGACCAAGAATGAACTGGAACTCCTTATTGCCGACATCGGTTTGATGAAGATTTATCAGCGGACGGCGTTGAACAAGGAGTTCTACGATTATCGCAATAGTGCCTTGCACCGTATGAAAAGAATAGCGGAGGATGACAATCTGTTTGTGGACCAACACGAGCAAATGCGTTTGAATTATGCCCGTTCGGAATTTTATATTGTATCTGCTGTGTATTATTATTATTTGCAACAGCGTCCGGAAGCTGTAGCCTCTATTAATGAAGTTACTAAAAAACAAGAGTTGCTGGCAGATACCAATCAGCTGTTGTATTATCACTACATCAAAGGTTCTGCTGCCTTATGCGAGGGTGAGACACCGGATGAGCGAAGACTGAGAGAATTTGATGAGCTCTATACCGCATGGCAGTTGGCTTCGCGCAAGGGCTATCTTTACTTTGAGGGCAATGGAGTGCAGGGACTTGCCAACTTGATGGCTTCACCGGATAATTACGCATTTTTTCAAGACCGCCGCTCCCATGCCTTGACACGTTTTGGAGTACCGGTAGATTCGCTGCTTCCCATGCGTCTGGGGCAGTTGGCATTGCAAAAATTCAGCCAATACAAGGATTTGTATCAGATAGCAGGTGCATATGTATCTATCGGCAAATACCTGAATGCCCACAGTCACTATACAGAAGCTCTTGACACGCTAAAACTTGCTCTGGAATGTGTAAATGACCATCACCGCCTTTTCTATGACTGCCACGATAGTTTGGACTGGCTGAAAGCATTTGACCGTCGAGATACGATTTGTGCGGAGAAGGCATGGATGGAGCAGAAACTGAAAACCGTGCCCGAGTGGATTTCACGTATTCGTGAACAGTTGAGCGTTTCGTATGCAGGACTCGGGATGAAAGAAAAATCAGACTATAACCGCAATATTTACCTGGATATCCTTGAAGATACACGCCAGGATAAAGAGCTGGAAAGCCGCTATCAAGCATTGGAAAAGGAGGCGGGGCAGCTCAACGTCGTGTTGTCACTGGTCATTGTGGGCTTCGTGCTTGTATCCCTCTTTTTCTGGTTTTTCAACAAGCGTTCCAAAGACCGGAACAGAGTGCATCTCCGCCGTCTGCAGCTGATGCTGGATATCTGTCAGAAGATAACGGCATCCATTCCGGCAGATGCACAGACTGAGGAGGAAATCATCGACTCTATCCGGACGGCTGTCTGCCCGGAATTGGAAAAGCTGTTTGGAGTGAAGGACATCCGCATAGACAACGGGCAATTAGTGTTCCCGCGTCGGATGAGCAAGGATGAGCAGGCGATGGTACGGGTGATAACCCCCTATATCCAATGGGCAATCGACAACGGCATGACGTCCATCTCCCTTGGGGATGAGCGCCGCAGACTGGAAAAGCAACGCTACATTTACGAGCAGCACATCGCGGGGAACAAACGGCAAAATCTGATAAAGAAAGCATGTATGGCTATTGTCAACGGGATTCATCCGTACATAGACCGTATCATCAACGAAGTGCAGAAACTGACTCAAAAAGGATTCATCAAAGAGGAACGGATAAAGGAGGAGAAATACCAGTATATCGACGAGTTGGTTACTACCATCAACGAATACAATGATATTCTTGCCCTTTGGATAAAGATGAAGCAAGGAAGCCTTAGCCTGAACATAGAGACGTTCGAATTGAATGAACTTTTCGAGCTGCTCAGGAAAGGAAGCCGTACATTCGAGATGAAGAGACAGTCGTTGGAGGTGCAGCCTACGGATATCCGGGTGAAGGCAGACAAAGCCCTTACATTGTTTATGATAAATACACTGGCAGAGAATGCCCGTAAATATACCCCTCAGGGCGGTATGGTGAAAGTATATGCACGGCAGGAGGAGGATTACGTGGAAATCTCGGTAGAGGATAATGGTTGTGGATTGTCACCGGAAGATGTAGCTCGCATCGTGGGAGAAAAAGTATATGACTCAAAAGCCATCGGTATGAGTGACGCTCCCGACAAGGAGGAATTGAGGAAGAACAAAGGAAGTGGCTTTGGACTGATGAACTGTAAGGGCATCATTGAAAAATATCGCAAGACGAATGATTTGTTCAAGGTCTGTCTGTTCAATGTGGAGAGCGGGCTGGGAAAAGGCAGCCGTTTTTATTTCCGTCTGCCTGCCGGTATCCGTAAGTCTGTGTCGGTGTTGCTCGTCGTGTTGTTTTTGTGCATGTCATCCTGCCGGCATGCTGTGGAACAGACTGCTTCCGGAGAGGTGTTGCCGGATTCTTTGGCACTGCTTGCACAGAATGAATACGAAGCTTTGCTGGACGAAGCCTCCGATTATGCCAATGAAGCTTATTACTGCAATGTGGACGGAGAATACGAACTGGCTTTACAATACATAGATTCGGCAATGTATTGCCTGAACGAACATTACAAGCAATACGCCCATCCTATACATCGCTATATGACGCTGACCGGAGACGGGACGCCTGCGGAACTGGATTGGTGGAACCAGATGTTCAATTCGGATTTCCATGTAATTCTGGATATCAGGAATGAAGCGGCAGTCTCATTTCTTGCATTGAAGCAATGGGATGACTATAGTTATAATAATGCTGCCTACACCACCTTGTACAAACTGTTGGGAGAAGACCAATCCTTGGAAGAATATTGCCGGCAGCTGGAGCGTTCCACCAACAACAAGATGGTGGGCATTTTGCTGGCGGTGATTTTGCTGTTCGTATTGCTGTTGGGATATTACATACTCTACTTCCGTAAACGTCTGGTGAACCGCTGGAATCTGGAGCAAGTACTGGAAATTAATGGAAAGGTGTTCAATGCCTCCTTGTTGCCGGTTTCGGATACGGAGGAAATGTTGCAGCGTGAGGAGGATACATTGAAGGAAATCCCGCGGCAGATTGTAGGTTCCGCTTTTGATGCAGTGAACGAACTTTTGAGTATCGACCGGTTAAGCATAGCTGTATACAACGAGACTACACATAAGCTGGAATACACTTCCAATCCAGTGGAAGATACCGCCGTGGACGAGTTGCCTATCTGGAGGAAATATATGGAGAATTGCTTTGAGCAGCAAGAGTACATATCGGAAAAGGGTATACAAACATTGCCGCTTGTTGTGGATGCGGGAAATATGTGTCGTTGCATAGGTGTGCTGTGTCTGGAACGCAGGGAAGGTACGGAGCAGGAGACCGACCATTTGCTTTTGGAACTGATAGCCCGTTATGTCTCCATTGTAATCTTCAATGCAGTGGTTAAGTTGGCTACGAAATACCGGGACATCGAAGTGGCTCAAGATGAAGCCCGGCGAGCTTCCTGGGAAGACAGTTTGCTGCATGTACAGAACATGGTGCTGGATAATTGTCTCTCGACCATCAAGCATGAAACGATTTATTATCCGAACAAGATAAAGCAGCTGATAGGGAAACTGCGGTCCGGCAAACAGACAGAAGCGGAGGAGCGGGAAACGGTGGTTGCCATCAGCGAATTGATAGAGTATTACAAAGGTATCTTTACGACACTCAGTTCATGCGCTTCCCGCCAGTTGGAAGAGGTGACTTTCAGGCGTGCGACAATATCTGTGCCGGAACTTATGGCTACTGCCGGGAAATATTTCCGCAAAGTGTATAAGGGAAACAAGGCGCATATTGATTTTAAGATACAACTGTTGGAAGGACGGATTACCGGTGACTGGAACCAGTTGCGTTTCCTGCTTGAAAACCTGATAGACGAGGCTTGCTCCGTAACTCTGGATGGAGCTGTCTGTCTGTCGGCCCGGGAAGATGGGGAATTTATACGTTTTCTGTTTACAGATATGCGCAGGGAAAAGACCCGTGAAGAATTGAACCAATTGTTCTATCCCGACTTGTCCCGCATGACGGCCGGTGAGAAAGGAGAACTGTATGGTACGGAATATCTGGTGTGCAAGCAGATTATCCGCGACCATGACGAGTTTGCCGGACGCCGGGGATGCCGTATCAATGCCGAACCGGGAAAGGAAGGAGGTTTTACAATATATTTTACGCTACCGAAAAAATGAAATATGGAAGACAAAAAATTTAAAGTAATCATCGTTGAAGATGTCAAGTTGGAGCTGAAAGGGACGGAAGAGATTTTCCGCCATGAAATTCCCAATGCGGAGGTAATAGGTACTGCTATGACTGAGCAGGAGTTCTGGACATTGATTGAAGCCGGCGTGCCGGATCTTGTTCTGCTGGACTTGGGACTGGGAGGTTCGACCACAATCGGGGTGGACATCTGCCGGAATATCTTCAAGCGTTATCCGGGAGTACATGTGCTGATATTCACGGGAGAAATATTGAATGAGAAGTTATGGGTGGACGTACTTGAAGCCGGTGCCGACGGCATTATCCTGAAAACCGGAGAGTTGCTGACCAAAACCGATGTGCAGGCAGTGATGGACGGCAAGAAGCTGGTCTTTAACTATCCGATACTGGAGAAGATAGTGGAACGCTTCAAGAAATCTGTCCTAAATGATGCAAAACGTCAGGAAGCAATCATAAGCTATGATATTGATGAGTATGACGAGCGTTTCCTCCGTCATTTGGCACTGGGCTATACCAAAGAAATGATTGCCAATCTTAGGGGAATGCCTTTTGGAGTCAAGTCGCTGGAGAAACGGCAGAATGACTTGGTCGGCCGTCTTTTCCCGCCTAGTGAACGGGTGGGGGTGAATGCCACTCGTCTGGTGGTGCGTGCATTGGAACTTCGAATCCTGAATATAGACAATCTGGAAGCCGACGATGAGTAAACTCCGAATGCCACATCCCGCTACGATGTTCTTCCTGCTGACGCTGGCAGTCATCCTCCTTTCATGGATATTCGATGTCTATGGCCTGAGCGTGCTGCAACCGCAGACTGGAGAAGTAATACGGGTGCAGAGCCTGCTGAGTCCGGAGGGCATACGCTGGCTGCTGCGCCATGTCATAACCAATTTTACGGGATTCGCTCCGTTAGGGCTGGTGATTGTGGCTATGTTCGGAATAGGGGTGGCACAGCATTCGGGTTTCATCGATGCATGTATTCGCAGGGGGGTACGACGTCCACGTGATCCTTGGCGCATTATTCTGCTGGTTATTGTCTTAGGACTGTTGTCCAATATAGTGGGAGATGCAGGATATATCATTCTGTTGCCGATAGCTGCAACTTTGTTCCAGTCCGTCGGTCTGCACCCCATTGGAGGTATAATTACAGCTTATGTTTCAGTCTCTTGTGGCTATAGCGCTAATGTGTTTTTGAGTACATTAGACCCCATGATTGCCTCTGTAACGCAAGAAGCGGCTGATAGGATGAATATTGCTCCGGGGCAGACTGGACCGCTGTGCAATTATTATTTTCTCTTTGTTTCCACGTTCCTGCTTGCATTCATCATTAATCATATTACCCGCAGGAGCTTGTTGCCGCACTTGGGAATGTATGCAGGGGATATTCATTTTAATGGCTACAAACAACTGTCCCGCAAGGAACGGAGAGCTATGTTGGGAGCTGTATTTGCAGGCTTGCTGTATATTGCCATTATTCTGTGGGCTACATTCTCTTCATGGGGGATATTGCGGAGTGTCAATGGTGGGTTGATTCGTTCTCCGTTTATAGTTGGTATTCTGTTTTTGCTTTCGTTTGGAATAGGTTTGATGGGGATGGTCTATGGTTTTGCCTCCGGCCGATACCGTACGGACGGTGATGTGATAGAAGGACTTACGCAGCCGATGAAACTGCTGGGCGTTTATTTTGTGATAGCTTTCTTTGCCTCACAGATGTTTGCTTGTTTTGAATATTCCCACTTGGACAAGTGCATTGCCATTTTAGGCGCTAATCTGCTGTCCTCCGCCTCTTTGAGTAGTTTATGGATATTGATTCTCTTCATTCTTTTTACGGCACTGGTCAATCTCTTTATGGTATCTGCCACAGCTAAATGGGCTTTTATGTCTTTCATTTTTGTTCCGGTATTGGCAAGTATGGGCATTTCGCCGGATATGACCCAATGTGCGTTCCGTATAGGTGACAGTGCAACAAATGCCATAACACCTTTTATGTTCTACATGCCACTTGTCTTGACCTATATGCAGCAATATGATAGGCAATCCACTTATGGTTCACTACTGAAGTATACTTGGAGATATTCTTTAGTCATTCTATTGGCATGGACTGCCTTATTTGTACTTTGGTACATCAGCGGTTTGCCATTAGGACTGTAATGTCATAACCAATGAACAGCCCGCTTTCGATAACCCCGGTAATGGCTTTCAGTTTCTGTTCCAAATCAGGAACAATGTTGCTGAGATGAATGTCAAGAATGAAATTACCGCTTTCGGTAAATACCGGACCGTCTTTTCCTTCTGCAAGACGTAGGCTGATTTTTGAAGCTCCCAATAAGCGTATCTCGTTTTCCACATGGGAGAGAGCATGTGGAAACACTTCCACCGGTATGGGGTATTTGCTCCCCAGTTTGCTGACAAGCTTGCTCTCATCGACAATGATGTAAGTCTTACCACTGCTTTTAATGAGAAGTTTCTCCTTAAACATGGCTCCACCACGTCCTTTGATGAGGTTATTATGCGGATCCACTTCGTCTGCACCGTCGAATGTCCAATCCGGACGCTTATTCCACAGAGTAGTTTGCGGCAGGCCAAGCTGTATACATGTCATCGAAATTTCGGCAGATGCCGGAATGATTTCTATATGCAAAGATTCTTGTTTAACTCGTTGAGCTAATGCAAACAAAGTGAGATAAACGGTAGAGCCGGAGCCTGCTCCTATGACATCACCGTCTTTGGCCAGTCCGGCAATCTCCTGGGCTACCAATTCCTTACTCGCCTTATTGCTGATTTTATTTGACCATTGCAATTCCTGTATCAACTGATTTTCCCATTCCATCTCTTTAAAATTTAGTTGTTATTACTCTTTCATTCTTTTTCGGGTCAATGTTACTTTTCCTACTTGAATATTCCTCCATATTTTTACTTTTTATAATTAGTAACATTGATAATTTGCAAAATGTTTTAATACATCTGTATATAAATACCGTGTATCTTATTTGTAAAGGTAACTAATCATTACTTTTTATGTAGCAAATGAGCCTTTTATACATAGGTAACGAAAAAAGGTGATACAAAAATTTGCAATATTCGTAAAAAAGCGTACCTTTGCACCGCAATTAAGGCTGGTTCCGTAGCTCAGCTGGATAGAGCAACGCCCTTCTAAGGCGTGGGTCTTGCGTTCGAATCGCAACGGAATCACAACGATAAGGCAAGTAGTCGATAAAAAGGCTGCTTGCCTTTCGTCGTTTAGCTGGGTATCAACGATTTACTACCTTGCCAATTTCGACAGAATTTGTGCAAAAAGTAGGTAACATAGCAGAAACACAGCTTTCCGTAGTTCCACTTTTCCGGTGGGTAGAAATAATTTAGAAAACAAAAATGAGTACGGTAAGAGTCATCCAGAACAAGCAGAGATTGACCAAAGAGGGCAATGCTCCGCTATATATAACCTTTTATCTCGGTAAGGAAAAGTTAATGCTTCCTTGCAAAGTGTCTGTGCCTGCTGCTAAATTTGACGAGAAAAGCGGACTTCTCAAAGGAAACAGTAAGGAAGCAAAGGATATAAATCTTATTGTGAGTAACCTGAAAGCACGTGTCAACGATATATTGGTGAAGTTCCGGCTGAGGAACCAGGCTTTGACAAAAGATATTTTCATGCGGGAGTATAACAATCCAAGTGATTATAAGACTTTCCATGACTTCGTGAAGGAGCATATGAAAACCTACAGCCGGCGAATAGAGATGGGAACGTTCAAGCATCATCTGAGCTGTATGAAAAAGTTCAAGGCATATAATGAACTGTTACAGTTCCAGGACCTTACTCCGGATTATCTGACTGACTACCTGATTTACATGAAAAAGGAGCTTGGAAATACGGAGATAACCGCACAACGTAATATGTCCACCATCAAGATATATGTCACCGCAGCCTACAGAAAGGGCTATATAGAAGAAAATCCTTTCCAGGAATTCCATATCAAAAGAATAAAAAGCGATGTGGACTATCTGACAGAGGAGGAGCTGATGCAGTTTGTGCAATTATACTATCAAAGAACATTGCCGGAAAAGCTTCAGCTGACCTTGGCCTTCTTCCTTTTCATGTGTTTCACGAGCATGCACATTACGGATGCACGTATGTTCTGTATCGAGCAGGTAAACAATGATGTGCTGACTTACTACCGTGTGAAGAACCGGAAC
This genomic window contains:
- a CDS encoding AbgT family transporter, translating into MSKLRMPHPATMFFLLTLAVILLSWIFDVYGLSVLQPQTGEVIRVQSLLSPEGIRWLLRHVITNFTGFAPLGLVIVAMFGIGVAQHSGFIDACIRRGVRRPRDPWRIILLVIVLGLLSNIVGDAGYIILLPIAATLFQSVGLHPIGGIITAYVSVSCGYSANVFLSTLDPMIASVTQEAADRMNIAPGQTGPLCNYYFLFVSTFLLAFIINHITRRSLLPHLGMYAGDIHFNGYKQLSRKERRAMLGAVFAGLLYIAIILWATFSSWGILRSVNGGLIRSPFIVGILFLLSFGIGLMGMVYGFASGRYRTDGDVIEGLTQPMKLLGVYFVIAFFASQMFACFEYSHLDKCIAILGANLLSSASLSSLWILILFILFTALVNLFMVSATAKWAFMSFIFVPVLASMGISPDMTQCAFRIGDSATNAITPFMFYMPLVLTYMQQYDRQSTYGSLLKYTWRYSLVILLAWTALFVLWYISGLPLGL
- the rpiA gene encoding ribose 5-phosphate isomerase A, whose product is MEWENQLIQELQWSNKISNKASKELVAQEIAGLAKDGDVIGAGSGSTVYLTLFALAQRVKQESLHIEIIPASAEISMTCIQLGLPQTTLWNKRPDWTFDGADEVDPHNNLIKGRGGAMFKEKLLIKSSGKTYIIVDESKLVSKLGSKYPIPVEVFPHALSHVENEIRLLGASKISLRLAEGKDGPVFTESGNFILDIHLSNIVPDLEQKLKAITGVIESGLFIGYDITVLMANR
- a CDS encoding DUF5932 domain-containing protein yields the protein MEDKKFKVIIVEDVKLELKGTEEIFRHEIPNAEVIGTAMTEQEFWTLIEAGVPDLVLLDLGLGGSTTIGVDICRNIFKRYPGVHVLIFTGEILNEKLWVDVLEAGADGIILKTGELLTKTDVQAVMDGKKLVFNYPILEKIVERFKKSVLNDAKRQEAIISYDIDEYDERFLRHLALGYTKEMIANLRGMPFGVKSLEKRQNDLVGRLFPPSERVGVNATRLVVRALELRILNIDNLEADDE
- a CDS encoding site-specific integrase gives rise to the protein MSTVRVIQNKQRLTKEGNAPLYITFYLGKEKLMLPCKVSVPAAKFDEKSGLLKGNSKEAKDINLIVSNLKARVNDILVKFRLRNQALTKDIFMREYNNPSDYKTFHDFVKEHMKTYSRRIEMGTFKHHLSCMKKFKAYNELLQFQDLTPDYLTDYLIYMKKELGNTEITAQRNMSTIKIYVTAAYRKGYIEENPFQEFHIKRIKSDVDYLTEEELMQFVQLYYQRTLPEKLQLTLAFFLFMCFTSMHITDARMFCIEQVNNDVLTYYRVKNRNCKPEPIKIPMPVPAEKLLEEWAEGREEGRLFRNVQCDQVVNRQLKAIAKELGINKKISAKTGRHTFATIYLRKTKDLSSLQKLLGHSNIRETMIYAHVMDESKREGMQCFNSFTL
- a CDS encoding ATP-binding protein translates to MKRLSFIWFAGLLCLCTTMVSCVGTAPMKEVRLIDSLNQVAYAFRYKNLDSSCHAASRAYREVSLYKQGKAEASNNLGFCAFMRMDFEQAEKFHMDVYNLTKNELELLIADIGLMKIYQRTALNKEFYDYRNSALHRMKRIAEDDNLFVDQHEQMRLNYARSEFYIVSAVYYYYLQQRPEAVASINEVTKKQELLADTNQLLYYHYIKGSAALCEGETPDERRLREFDELYTAWQLASRKGYLYFEGNGVQGLANLMASPDNYAFFQDRRSHALTRFGVPVDSLLPMRLGQLALQKFSQYKDLYQIAGAYVSIGKYLNAHSHYTEALDTLKLALECVNDHHRLFYDCHDSLDWLKAFDRRDTICAEKAWMEQKLKTVPEWISRIREQLSVSYAGLGMKEKSDYNRNIYLDILEDTRQDKELESRYQALEKEAGQLNVVLSLVIVGFVLVSLFFWFFNKRSKDRNRVHLRRLQLMLDICQKITASIPADAQTEEEIIDSIRTAVCPELEKLFGVKDIRIDNGQLVFPRRMSKDEQAMVRVITPYIQWAIDNGMTSISLGDERRRLEKQRYIYEQHIAGNKRQNLIKKACMAIVNGIHPYIDRIINEVQKLTQKGFIKEERIKEEKYQYIDELVTTINEYNDILALWIKMKQGSLSLNIETFELNELFELLRKGSRTFEMKRQSLEVQPTDIRVKADKALTLFMINTLAENARKYTPQGGMVKVYARQEEDYVEISVEDNGCGLSPEDVARIVGEKVYDSKAIGMSDAPDKEELRKNKGSGFGLMNCKGIIEKYRKTNDLFKVCLFNVESGLGKGSRFYFRLPAGIRKSVSVLLVVLFLCMSSCRHAVEQTASGEVLPDSLALLAQNEYEALLDEASDYANEAYYCNVDGEYELALQYIDSAMYCLNEHYKQYAHPIHRYMTLTGDGTPAELDWWNQMFNSDFHVILDIRNEAAVSFLALKQWDDYSYNNAAYTTLYKLLGEDQSLEEYCRQLERSTNNKMVGILLAVILLFVLLLGYYILYFRKRLVNRWNLEQVLEINGKVFNASLLPVSDTEEMLQREEDTLKEIPRQIVGSAFDAVNELLSIDRLSIAVYNETTHKLEYTSNPVEDTAVDELPIWRKYMENCFEQQEYISEKGIQTLPLVVDAGNMCRCIGVLCLERREGTEQETDHLLLELIARYVSIVIFNAVVKLATKYRDIEVAQDEARRASWEDSLLHVQNMVLDNCLSTIKHETIYYPNKIKQLIGKLRSGKQTEAEERETVVAISELIEYYKGIFTTLSSCASRQLEEVTFRRATISVPELMATAGKYFRKVYKGNKAHIDFKIQLLEGRITGDWNQLRFLLENLIDEACSVTLDGAVCLSAREDGEFIRFLFTDMRREKTREELNQLFYPDLSRMTAGEKGELYGTEYLVCKQIIRDHDEFAGRRGCRINAEPGKEGGFTIYFTLPKK